A genomic stretch from Desulfolutivibrio sulfodismutans DSM 3696 includes:
- a CDS encoding histidine kinase dimerization/phospho-acceptor domain-containing protein: MQRPSLQVRTLFLSLTAFFFLLCLVFWFFIRQTEGLLVEDATNQATSKLELVLWLLRAAPDRPGLADRNDPAAQPAPSDRITLEGLPDWAADMGRHLGARITYIAGGKVLADTEVPGPETAELEDHAGRPEVVAALASGFGTDVRHSRTTGRQTVYAAMRADNLPGLPDGVLRVAVPYHAVTRDLARFRGVILGALGIVLLCGGFLSLLPARSLTGTIKELTLAIKALGDGDYERRLYLSDREFSGLAEAYNAMAERVGKNVAAIEGQRNRHAAVLDGLDEGLAVLCPDGRIGSHNAPLARLVGSGELDGRLPIETPLGPAVHAEVAAMLHDPQAKAATRRFTLAGDRDVEANLVPFTDQDGRRRLILTLRDITGQNRMEANIRDFVREASHRLRTPLTKIAGYLDMARGTLSRDPARAGTAIDAALRFSREMEDAVADLMAMAAARFSASMDRPPRTDVRRILENALREAAVRCPEAAPPRLTVQGDGDFVAEVEPNGLGRVFVLCLERTAASGDDRPVVLSRRDDGLGIEFPGAQGLASPAAGQVQGDGTGLPADFLAAYGGTLVPGDNGALLIRLPLAPASGSEPA, translated from the coding sequence ATGCAACGGCCCTCCCTGCAGGTACGCACCCTGTTTCTCAGCCTGACGGCGTTTTTTTTCCTTTTATGCCTGGTCTTCTGGTTTTTCATCCGGCAGACCGAGGGACTTCTGGTCGAGGACGCCACAAACCAGGCCACAAGCAAGCTGGAGCTGGTGCTGTGGCTTTTGCGCGCGGCCCCGGATCGGCCTGGGCTGGCCGACCGAAACGATCCGGCGGCGCAGCCCGCGCCGTCCGACCGGATCACCCTGGAGGGCCTGCCGGACTGGGCCGCCGACATGGGGCGGCACCTGGGGGCCCGAATCACCTATATCGCAGGCGGCAAGGTGCTGGCCGACACCGAGGTGCCCGGCCCCGAAACCGCCGAGCTGGAGGACCATGCCGGACGCCCCGAGGTGGTGGCCGCCCTGGCCTCGGGCTTCGGCACGGACGTGCGCCATAGCCGCACCACGGGCAGGCAGACGGTCTACGCCGCCATGCGCGCCGACAATCTCCCGGGCCTGCCCGACGGGGTCTTGCGCGTGGCCGTGCCCTATCACGCCGTCACCAGGGATCTGGCCCGTTTCCGGGGCGTCATCCTGGGGGCGCTTGGCATCGTACTCTTGTGCGGAGGCTTTTTGTCCCTGTTGCCCGCCCGCAGCCTGACCGGAACCATCAAGGAACTGACCCTGGCCATAAAGGCCCTGGGCGACGGCGACTACGAGCGCCGCCTGTACCTCTCGGATCGGGAATTTTCCGGCCTGGCCGAGGCCTATAACGCCATGGCCGAGCGGGTGGGCAAAAACGTGGCCGCCATCGAGGGCCAGCGTAACCGCCATGCCGCCGTGCTGGACGGCCTGGACGAAGGGCTGGCGGTCCTGTGCCCGGATGGCCGCATCGGCTCCCACAACGCCCCCCTGGCCCGGCTGGTGGGATCGGGGGAACTGGACGGCCGCCTGCCCATCGAAACCCCGCTGGGACCGGCCGTGCATGCCGAGGTGGCGGCCATGCTGCACGATCCCCAGGCCAAGGCCGCCACGCGACGCTTCACCCTGGCCGGGGACCGGGACGTGGAGGCGAATCTGGTGCCGTTTACGGACCAGGACGGGCGGCGGCGGCTGATCCTGACGCTGCGCGACATCACGGGGCAAAACCGCATGGAGGCCAACATCCGCGACTTCGTGCGCGAGGCCTCGCATCGTCTGCGCACCCCCCTGACCAAGATCGCGGGCTACCTGGACATGGCCCGGGGCACGCTGTCCCGCGACCCGGCCCGGGCCGGTACGGCCATTGACGCCGCACTGCGGTTTTCCAGGGAAATGGAGGACGCCGTGGCCGACCTCATGGCCATGGCGGCCGCGCGGTTCTCCGCCAGCATGGACCGCCCGCCCCGAACCGACGTCCGGCGCATCCTGGAAAACGCCCTGCGCGAGGCCGCGGTGCGCTGTCCGGAGGCCGCGCCGCCGCGCCTGACCGTCCAGGGGGACGGCGATTTCGTGGCCGAGGTGGAGCCAAACGGCCTGGGCCGGGTGTTCGTCCTGTGCCTGGAGCGCACGGCGGCCTCCGGCGACGACCGGCCGGTGGTGCTGTCGCGCCGGGACGATGGTCTCGGCATCGAATTTCCCGGGGCGCAGGGTCTGGCGTCCCCGGCGGCGGGCCAGGTCCAAGGCGATGGGACGGGACTTCCGGCGGATTTTCTGGCGGCCTATGGCGGCACGCTCGTCCCGGGCGACAACGGGGCGCTCCTGATCCGCCTGCCCCTGGCCCCCGCGAGCGGGTCCGAACCCGCATAA
- a CDS encoding ATP-binding protein translates to MNKKLPSRKGERADGHPLRLLLTVPMVLLTILAAGIVGGFALFDSKLAVGDVAAKLRAEVLARVDVQLREYLSIPPAVNAANAMALSLGLLDPDDPGQRQRYFYGAVASRPSIAYSFFGAPDGAFCGARRLPDGELQIVRAGPETGGDSHNFTVSASGQAGELKNVYPAFDPRTRPWYKAGEAARGPVWTPVYRHFALKDMAITAALPAYDAAGRLVGVFGVDYVLGQIRDFLRTIRVGEHGGVFLLERSGDLVAASAMPPEAGLFTRQGDAYVRIPAAACGLPMVEAAAGAMAGHGDGLAGIHREILLEFSLEGERYFLQAAPFRDGLGLDWIMAAVVPESDFMARVDSQAARTVGMLFLVVGLAAGAGLFIAGRLSAPVENLSHAAAALASGQWDHPVESEGHAWELRQLALSFSGMRRQLRESFAELEARSATIAEQNRTLEDRVARRTRELGRLNNRLRAIFDAIPGHIHVIGRDYRVVDVGDKMLRAMGKTRQEVVGRLCHEVFRDLPAVCDACPVVGPDAAMRIHTRPSTPEEEARLGMAFMVYSAPVLDDAGEVWGFIECLMDISQLRAVERELVRAKEQAEEAARVKGAFLAGMSHEIRTPLNSIIGLTEITLQTSLDPEQRDHLQTVREAGTALLALVNDILDFSRLDSQGLELHNEHFSLPRVISSVARTLRVQARAKGVGLRARMKKGCPMASRGDPDRLRQILFNLVGNAVKFTERGEVEFWAEPWPGGDVAHKDAAGADAPVWVKFFVRDTGIGVSPEKMEVIFDPFRQADGSITRKYGGTGLGLAICRQLVERMGGEIGVESTPGAGSTFFFTLPLWPGDPARVPKKRAPATSMAALRAASRPLRVLLAEDNLMNIKLAKALLGRLGHATHTAQNGREALDMLSRESFDVVLMDLEMPGMDGLAAARAIRQGQAGQAAMTIPVVAMTAHAVDGMEGKCRAAGMNGFVPKPVDFGKLARVLGEVAPAAPGRGDLPIPPGLPDSPVQPSPPQTPPAAQADDAVNVPEALEKLGDDAELYLELAQLYLDELAPRRDQLARLGAEGTAEEVFRLAHSCKNSCGAIGAWGCLTLSTRTEKAARSGDLEQARAALAELDAEMLRVEAVVRRIVADPGAFGLLRTSGKPVGADASASSRIP, encoded by the coding sequence ATGAATAAAAAGCTGCCGTCACGCAAAGGCGAACGGGCCGACGGGCATCCCCTGAGGTTGCTGCTTACGGTCCCCATGGTGCTCCTGACCATCCTGGCGGCAGGGATTGTGGGCGGTTTCGCCCTGTTCGACAGCAAGCTCGCCGTGGGCGACGTGGCCGCGAAGCTCCGGGCCGAGGTGCTGGCCCGGGTGGACGTGCAACTGCGCGAGTACCTGTCCATCCCCCCGGCGGTCAACGCCGCCAACGCCATGGCCCTGTCCCTGGGCCTTCTTGATCCGGACGATCCCGGCCAGCGCCAAAGGTATTTCTACGGCGCGGTGGCCTCCAGGCCCTCCATCGCCTACAGCTTTTTCGGCGCCCCTGACGGCGCATTCTGCGGGGCCCGGCGGCTGCCCGACGGCGAATTGCAGATTGTGCGGGCCGGGCCGGAAACCGGCGGCGACTCCCATAATTTCACCGTTTCAGCCTCGGGCCAGGCCGGGGAGCTCAAAAACGTCTATCCTGCCTTCGATCCCCGTACCCGGCCCTGGTACAAAGCGGGCGAGGCGGCCCGGGGACCGGTATGGACCCCTGTCTACCGGCATTTCGCCCTCAAGGATATGGCCATCACGGCCGCGCTGCCGGCCTACGATGCGGCGGGGCGGCTTGTGGGCGTGTTCGGCGTGGACTACGTGCTGGGGCAGATACGGGATTTTTTGCGCACCATCCGGGTGGGCGAGCATGGCGGGGTGTTTCTCCTGGAACGGTCGGGCGATCTGGTGGCGGCCTCGGCCATGCCGCCGGAGGCCGGGCTTTTCACGCGCCAGGGCGATGCCTATGTCCGCATCCCGGCGGCGGCCTGCGGCCTGCCCATGGTGGAGGCCGCCGCCGGGGCCATGGCCGGTCACGGGGACGGGCTGGCCGGGATCCATCGGGAAATCCTTCTGGAATTCTCCCTTGAGGGGGAACGGTATTTCCTCCAGGCCGCGCCGTTTCGCGACGGATTGGGGTTGGACTGGATCATGGCCGCCGTGGTCCCCGAGTCGGATTTCATGGCCAGGGTGGACAGCCAGGCGGCGCGCACCGTGGGCATGCTGTTTCTGGTCGTGGGGTTGGCCGCCGGGGCGGGACTTTTCATCGCCGGCCGCCTGTCGGCCCCGGTGGAGAACCTCAGCCACGCTGCGGCGGCCCTGGCCTCCGGACAATGGGACCACCCCGTCGAAAGCGAGGGGCACGCCTGGGAATTGCGCCAACTGGCCCTGTCTTTTTCCGGGATGCGGAGACAGCTTCGGGAATCGTTCGCCGAGCTTGAGGCCCGAAGCGCCACCATCGCCGAACAAAATCGCACCCTGGAGGACCGGGTGGCCCGGCGCACCCGGGAACTGGGCCGCCTAAACAACCGCCTGCGGGCCATCTTCGACGCCATCCCCGGGCACATCCACGTCATCGGCCGGGACTACCGGGTGGTGGACGTGGGGGACAAGATGCTGCGGGCCATGGGCAAAACGCGCCAGGAGGTGGTGGGGCGGCTGTGCCACGAGGTCTTCCGGGATCTCCCGGCCGTGTGCGATGCATGTCCCGTGGTCGGCCCCGACGCGGCGATGCGTATCCATACCCGGCCCTCCACCCCCGAGGAGGAGGCCCGCCTGGGCATGGCCTTCATGGTCTATTCCGCGCCGGTTCTCGATGATGCCGGGGAGGTGTGGGGGTTCATCGAATGCCTCATGGACATCTCCCAACTGCGGGCCGTGGAACGCGAACTGGTGCGGGCCAAGGAGCAGGCCGAGGAGGCGGCCCGGGTCAAGGGCGCATTTCTGGCGGGCATGAGCCACGAGATCCGCACCCCGCTCAATTCCATCATCGGCCTGACGGAAATCACCCTGCAGACCAGCCTTGACCCGGAGCAGCGCGACCATTTGCAGACCGTGCGCGAGGCGGGCACGGCCCTTCTGGCCCTGGTCAACGACATCCTGGATTTCTCCCGCCTGGACAGCCAGGGACTTGAACTGCACAACGAGCATTTCTCCCTGCCCCGGGTCATTTCCTCCGTGGCCCGCACGCTTCGGGTCCAGGCCCGGGCCAAGGGCGTGGGACTTCGGGCGCGCATGAAAAAGGGCTGCCCCATGGCCAGCCGGGGCGACCCGGATCGGCTGCGCCAGATCCTGTTCAACCTGGTGGGCAACGCGGTCAAATTCACGGAGCGCGGCGAGGTGGAGTTCTGGGCCGAGCCGTGGCCCGGGGGCGACGTCGCGCACAAGGATGCGGCCGGGGCGGATGCGCCGGTGTGGGTGAAATTTTTCGTGCGCGACACCGGCATCGGCGTTTCACCGGAAAAGATGGAGGTGATCTTCGATCCCTTCCGGCAGGCCGACGGCTCCATCACCCGCAAATACGGCGGCACGGGCCTGGGATTGGCCATCTGCAGGCAACTGGTGGAGCGCATGGGCGGTGAGATCGGGGTGGAAAGCACGCCCGGCGCGGGAAGCACGTTTTTTTTCACCCTGCCCCTTTGGCCGGGGGATCCGGCCAGGGTGCCCAAGAAAAGGGCCCCTGCCACGTCCATGGCGGCCCTGCGCGCCGCGTCGCGCCCCCTGCGCGTGCTTCTGGCCGAAGACAATCTGATGAACATCAAACTGGCCAAGGCCCTGCTCGGCCGGTTGGGGCATGCCACGCACACGGCGCAAAACGGCCGTGAGGCCCTGGATATGCTCTCCCGGGAGTCCTTCGACGTGGTGCTCATGGACCTGGAGATGCCGGGGATGGACGGCCTGGCCGCCGCCCGGGCCATCCGGCAGGGTCAGGCCGGGCAGGCCGCCATGACCATCCCTGTGGTGGCCATGACCGCCCATGCCGTGGACGGCATGGAGGGGAAGTGCCGTGCGGCGGGCATGAACGGGTTTGTGCCCAAGCCCGTTGATTTCGGGAAATTGGCCCGGGTTCTCGGCGAGGTGGCTCCCGCTGCGCCGGGTAGGGGCGACCTGCCGATCCCCCCCGGCCTCCCGGACTCGCCTGTACAACCATCCCCGCCGCAGACGCCGCCTGCGGCGCAGGCGGACGATGCGGTCAACGTGCCCGAGGCCCTGGAAAAACTCGGCGACGACGCGGAACTGTACCTGGAGTTGGCCCAACTGTACCTGGATGAACTCGCCCCGCGCCGCGACCAGTTGGCCCGGTTGGGCGCCGAGGGGACGGCCGAAGAGGTGTTCCGCCTGGCCCATTCCTGCAAGAACTCCTGCGGGGCCATCGGGGCCTGGGGGTGTCTGACGCTGTCGACGCGCACGGAAAAAGCGGCCCGAAGCGGCGATCTGGAGCAGGCCAGGGCCGCCCTGGCCGAGCTTGACGCGGAAATGCTCCGGGTGGAGGCGGTGGTGCGCCGGATCGTGGCCGATCCCGGGGCCTTCGGGCTGCTCAGAACGTCCGGCAAACCCGTGGGGGCCGATGCCTCCGCCTCGAGCCGCATCCCTTAA